CCACACCCTGCTGGGTCAACATCTCCCGGggcctcctattttttttttttttgagatggagtttcactcttgttgcccaggctggagtgcaatggtgaagtctcagttcactgcaacctctgcctcctgggtttaagcaagactctgtctcaaaaaaaaaaaaaagaaaaagaaaaagaaaaaaaccggccgggcgtggtggctcacgcctgtaatcccagcactttgggaggctaaggcgggcggatcaagaggtcaggagatcgagaccatcctggctaacacagtgaaaccccatctctactaaaaatacaaaacattagccaggcgtaacggcgggcgcctgtagtctcagctactcgggaggctgaggcaggagaatggtgtaaacctgggaggcagagcttgcagtgagccgagattgtgccactgcactccagcctgggtgacagagcgagactccatctcaaaaaaaaaaaaaaaaaagaaaaaagaaaacaacaacaaaaaaaaaacaaagaaaaaaaaaacaaccaccaagGAATCCATCCATGGAAACATTTACTATCCTCTGCcaagaaatatattaaattggAGGGAGGACTGTTgagggataaataaataaacagaaatatataggccgggcacggtggctcacacctgtaattccagcaccttgggaggggatcacgccactgcattccagcttgggtgacagagaaagactttgtctcaaaaaaacaaaaaagataaatatataaaactgacCCTGTtggtaggtttttaaaaagtttctaagCCAACTAGTGACCTTCCTTCGATAACATATTCCCTTgatgtatgtttctttttaatttttgagacggagtcttgctctgtcgcccgggctggagtgcagtggtgtgatctcagttgaCCGCAACCTCCGCCaaccaggttcaagagattctcctgcctcagcctcctgagtagctgggactacaagagcacaccaccacacccatttttttgtatttttagtagagacggggtttcaccatgttggcccaggatggtcttgatctcttgacctcgtgatctgcctgcctcggcctcccaaagtgctgggattacaggcatgagccactatttCCATTCCCTTGATTTCAACTTCTCTGTGTCTTTGACACACAATGTATTACTAAACATgtttggtctcttttttttttttgaaatggagtcttgctctctcatacacactggagtgcaatggtgccatctcggctcactacaacctctgcctcctgagttcaagtgattctcctgcctcagcctcccaagtagctgggatcacaggtatacgccaccactcctggctaattttttgtatttttagtagagacagggtctcactatgttcaccaggctggtcttgaactcctgaactcaagtgatccacccacctcggcctcccaaagtgggattacaggccatgagccactgtgcccagccttgttttattttcttgtgtgttttgagacaagctcttgctctgtcacccaggctgcagtgcagtgcacaattatagctcactgcagcctcaaactcctgtgctcaagggatcctcccacctcagcctcccaagtagctggaactgcaggcacaagctaccatgcccagctaatttaaaaagaaaaatttgtagagacaggagtcttgctatgttgaccaggctggtcttaaactcctatcctcaagcaatcctcccacctcagctttccaaaatgctgggattacaggtataagtcaccatgcctgactcttTTCTTtccaagagacagggtctccagcctgaccaacatggagaaaccctgtctctactaaaaatacaaaattagccgggcgtggtggcacatgtctgtaatctcagctactcgggaggctgaggcaggagaactgcttgaacctgggaggcagaggttgtggtgagccgagattgtgccattgcactccagcctgggcaacaagagtgaaactctgtctcaaaaaaaaaaaaagggggacagggtctcactctgttgcccaggctggagagaaatgATGCAAGCATGGCTCAcagtaactttgaactcctgggctcaagcaagcttcctccctcagccttctgaagtagctaggactataggcacacaccactgtatATCCCTGGTGTGATTTGTCTTTTAAAGTCTGATCTGAGAATTTGTCTTTAGGTTGGTAAATTTAACTCACCTACAGTGATTCTAATGCTGTTATTAGACTTAAATGAATTTAATTCAGCTTCCttatttcaggttttatttttttttccccctttttccacATGTTCTAACACATTTTCTAATTACCATACTActtagttttttttcccccttcattctTGCCTTCCATTAAGTTTCCTTTTGCAGGTGTGGCAGTTTGCTAGTCACCTCCTGATAGCtattttcccctccttccttaGTTTGAGAACCCCAATTTTTAGTTGGACATGATGCAGTCCTGCTATATAGTACATCTCAGCCTTCCTGAAAGCCGGATATTGTCATATGATTAGCCAATGAGATGTAAAAGAAGGTTTGATGTATGACATCTGAGAAATGTCCTAAAAAGGAAGCAGTAGgtcctccttcccttttccctctccCAGCTACTGGAATGCAGGTCTAATTACTGCAGTTCTAGCAATCACCTCAGACCAGAAGTGGCCATCTTTGAAGTAGAAGCCACACACCGTAAAGCAAAATTGTCAGACAAAACAGCTGGGTTTAATATTGCCATGGAGCTGCTACATCAGCAATGGACTGACTGCCTACGTCAAAAATTCTTTTCAGAAAGATGTAAGCCTCCATCTTGCTTAATACGCTAATTTGCAGATTTTTCTTACCTGCCAGCAAGCCTTTCCTAACTGACATAGTATGTTTCAAAGTTATACATTcaattttccatttctattaGTTGTTCCATTAACTTATTAggatctctatttttatttttccccataaaTTACATGAACTTACAATTGTTCACCTTTCTCATCCCCAAGAATAGTAGTTCTGGACATTCTCATCTCTCTCTGCTCTATACTAATTCCTACCCCCTCACCTATGTTGGCATTACCCAGAATTTATCTCTGGAATATTGCAGATATTAGATGCTTTCTTAAACCTTGCTTATTATTATtgtacctttatttttttttcctgagacagagtctcactctattgcccaagttggagtgcagtggcatgatccaggctcactgcaaacaccattctcatgcctcagcctcccaagtagctgaaattacagacatgcaccaccacacctggctaattttgtatttttagtagagacggggtttctccatgttggtcaggctggtctcgaactaccaaCCTCAGGGGCTcagtccacctcagcctcccaaagtgctgggattacaggcatgagccaccgcacgggcctttttttaaaaaaaagagagatgggccgggcgcggtggctcaagcctgtaatcccagcactttgggaggccgagacgggcggatcacgaggtcaggagatcgagaccatcctggctaacacaatgaaaccccgtctctactaaaaatacaaaaaaattagcctggcgaggtggcgggcgcctgtagtcccagctactcgggaggctgaggcaggagaatggcgggaacccgggaggcggagcttgcagtgagccgagatagcgccactgcactccagcctgggacagagcgagactccgtctcaaaaaaaaaaaaaaaaaaaagagagatggggtcttgctgtcacccaggcaggagtgcaatggcggaatcgtagctcactgcagcctcaaactcctggactcaagcaatgctcccatcTGAGCCtgtcaggtagctgggactacaggcactcaccatcatgcttaatcccatctgcaaagtcccttttgccatgtcaCATGACATAGTGAGAGATTCTGAAACTGACTCTAGGAATTAGGATATGGATATCTCAGGGTGAAGATGAGCACAGCTATGCCTACCACAGCGATTTTATTCATCTTGTCAACAACTGGCACCCAGGGTTTCTTAAACTGGAGTCCATGATTGAACTCCAGGGGTCTAACATTTCTTCTCTTAAGAACTCAGTTTTCATGGTTCTCAAATGAGCTAGGAGCTCCACTACTATGTAATGGTCACAGTCCAAGGCCTGACAGAAGGAAAAGGACAGAGCGCAACATTGTTCCCATAACTACTGGAACACAGATATAATTTCCAAAACTTATACCATAAGGAAAATTCATCACTTCTTTATCTCCCTTTCTAGGAACATGCACAGTTCCACATACCACATGAACATCTCCTGAGACACATGTGTCTTTAGTCCAAGTTTTGTAGCTGAACAATTCACCCAGCAAGCTCCCAGGGCAACAAAGAGTAACAGGCCACTGGGCAGAAACAGGTGGAATCAAGCTATCaccttttgttgtttttctggggtcagagtcttgcactgtcacccaggttggagtgaaatgtgcgatctcagctcactgcaaccttcacctcctggattcaagtgactttcgagcctcagcctctggagtagctgggattacaggtgcctgccaccacgcctggctgatttttgtatttttagtagagacagggttttaccatgttggccaggctggtctcaaactcctggcctcaggtgatccacttgcctcagcctctcaaagtgctgagattacaggcatgagccaccatgttcaggCCTCAACTATCACTTTTAAGACATATAAAACGCCATGCCTTAGCCCTCCTCTTATCCATCAAGGCCTCTAACTAcaggtgaagaaaataaaagtatgacaAAAACAAAGCAACCTCTTGGTAGAGCAGCAACCTTAGACTTGATCCCTCAgatcccttcctccttttctcattCTCCACGAGGAAAAGCTCGCCACCTTGCTGAGATATCCTGACAGGTTTCCCTTAGATGCCGCCCTACTACCAAAAGCCAGGGTCTTCATCCAGAAGCAGGAACTCTGGATATATAAAATAGGCGTTTTTCATCTAAATCAGAACAGTTTTTCTTAGTACAAGTACTGCCTTAGGAAAGACTGTCTCTTTTGCACGTGTGAGCCTATGACAAGGGAGAAAAAATTCACTTACTTTGACTGCAAGGTCTGCCTGGGCCATGTGCCATCTTCATTTTGAGGCTCAATTACTAGCACCTGAGTAAAAGGGGAAACCAAATGAGGAGAGTTCAAACCACTGCATTTCCAACATGCTGAGAAGCAGAAAGAATCTGGCCACACACCCTGGGCAGAGCTACCTGCTGGGGAATGGCGTGGGCCCTCCTACCTGACCCTGGTATAGCCCAGCATCCTGGACAGTGTTGTCTAGCTTGCTCAACTGCTCGTAGGTGTTGCTCATGTATTTGTTCCAGAGCCGTGTTTCACGCTCCGCAGGGATGTTGAACAGCTTCCGCATCTCTTTCTCAATGGTTGCTAGGAACAGGCAGAAATATCACTTGGGGCTTTGTCCACATGCAAGGCTAAAGACAGCCATGGCAAACTAATGCTCATCTTCCTTCTTTTCAGATGCTCACAGGTGCTCTGGATCAACCCCAATAACTCTTAAAATCAATCATCTCCATGGGTGGCCTCTTGCACTCATACGCCTGGAAAGTCTCCCTGTGCTTCTTCTCTAACGTTTGTCTCTCATTTACAGCgcaaaaacaacagaaagtgaGAAAGCTTATCTTTGGAGTTAACTCAGATATGGCTTCAAAAGCTAGCTCCGCCATTTCCTGGctgcaatttgttttttttttttttttttaaaagacaggatcttgctctgatgcccaggctgcagtgcagtggtgggattgtagctcactgtaaacctttctgagatttttttttctttttttttttgagacagagtctggctgtgttgcccaggctggagtgcagtggctggatctcagctcactgcaagctccgcctcccaagttcatgccattctcctgcctcagcctcccgagtagctgggactacaggcgcccgccacctcgcccggctagttttttgtattttttttttttagtagagacggggtttcaccgtgttagccaggatggtctcgatctcctgacctcgtgatccacccgtcttggcctcccaaagtgctgagattacaggcttgagccaccgcgcctggcctgagatttttaaataagttatttttaaacttctctgGATCTACATTTCCTTATCTTCATTATCATAGACAAATGGGCAAGCAGCAGGCCCAGAGTTCTCTCCATAAGAATTCCCTGGGGGAACAGGCTCCCAGGTCAGGACTGGCAGCCACAGCTCAAGATGATTTGGGAACAAATCTAAAGAGGGCATATAAAATAAtgcccttggccgggcgcggtggctcaagcctgtaatcccagcactttgggaggccgaggcgggcggatcacgaggtcaggagatcgagaccatcctggctgacacggtgaaaccccgtctctactaaaaaatacaaaaaactagccgggcgaggtggcgggcgcctgtagtcccagctactggggaggctgaggcaggagaatggcgtgaacctgggaggcggagcttgcagtgagctgagatccagccactgcactccagcctgggcggcagagcgagactccgtctcaaaaaaaaaaaaaataatgccctCTTCCCTCCCATCAGCCACAGTGTTCTACACTCTCTCACCACATACCAGGGACCCCAGCCCAGCCTCTCACCAATGGTGTCTGCCTTGCTGAAATGGCAACTCAGCACATTGGTGGGGTCGCTGTTCTCACAGAGCTTCAGTTCCAGCAAATACACCTCGACTTTGCAGTGCTTGACAAACAGGCCATGCTCCACGACCTATGAACAAGAGGCAGGGGTGGAAGGTATAGCGGTTTTGCAGCTGGGCAGTCTTGAAGCACATCTTATCAGAAGCAAAAACCAGAAAACTCATGATAATCAGTTTCCTTTACTGATCAAGGGATcaaaagaacagatttttttttttttttttttttttttgagacggagtctcgctgtgtctcccaggctggagtgcagtggcgtgatctcggctcactgcaagctccgcctcccgggttcacgccattctcccgcctcagcctcccaagtagctgggactacaggcgcccgccaccacgcccggctagttttttttttttttttttttgtatttttagtagagatggggtttcaccatgttagccaggatagtctcgatctcctgacctcgtgatccacccgcctcggcctcccaaagtgctgggattacaggcttgagccaccgcgcccagccaaaagaacagatttttaaagcCACCAGTGCTGGACCAGgagtttaaaaatctttcttctggccgggtatggtagctcacgcctgtattcccaacactctgggaagccgaggtgggtggatcatttgaggtcaggaattcgagaccagcctgaccacatggttaaaccccatttctactaaaaatacaaaaattagtcaggcatggtggcatgtacctgtaatcccaactactcaggaagctaagacaggggaatcgcttgaacctgggaggcagaagttgcagcgagccaagatcactccaccgCACTCCAAtgtgggtgacacagcgagactctgtccccccccaaaaaaaaaaaatatatatatatatatattttctacccACTAAGACCAAGAGTATCTTGATGAAATCAGAGAGAAGCCTATtcttcactgttttttgtttttgagacggagtcttgctctgtcgccagcctggaatgcagtggcgggatctcggctcactacaacctgcatctcctaggttcaagagattctcctgcctcagcctcccgagtagctggaactacaggggcccaccaccatgcccagctaatttttgtatttttagtagagacggggtttcaccatattagccaggatggtctcgatctcctgaccttgtgatccgcccgcctcggcctcccaaagtgctgggattacagatgtaagccaccgcgcctggccaagactcttttttttttttgagacggagtctcgctctgttgccaggctggagtacagtagcgccaccttggctgactgtaacctccgcctcctgggttcaagcaattctcttgcctcagcctcctgagtagctgggactacaggcatgtgccaccacgcatagttaatttttgtatttttagtagagatgaggtttcaccatgttggccaggatggtcttgatctcctgacctcgtgatctgcctgcctcagtctcccaaagtgctgagattacaggtgtgagccactgcacctggctcaaaGACTCTTAACCATAGAGGGAAAAGCAGTATCATAAAGGTTTTCTAAGATAAACAAGACGCAGGACATTAATTATGTCCATATGCCCCCAGTGAACTTTCTCTCATAGAATTTTCCAGAAAGTGCTCTCACAGCACTGCTGGGCACATTCCAAGCCACTGGGCAGCTCTGATGTTCAGAGGCCACTGATAACATCCTGAATGAGCAACTTTGCTCACAACCACAATTTCCTAAAGAGAAtcagaaacaggccaggcgtggtggctcatacctgtaatcccagcactatgggaggccgagtcaggtggatcacaaggtcaggagtttgagaccagactggccaacatggcgaaaccctgtctctactaaaaatacaaaaattggccgggcatagtggcaggcgcctgtaatcccagctactctggaggctgaggcaggagaatcacttgaagccaggcagcaaggctgcagtgagccaagatcgtgctgttgcactccagccttggcaacaagagactccatttcaaaaaaaaaaaaaaaaaagagatccagAAACAAGGCCTCAAGCATCACTATTCAACCACTGAGGTATGTTCATTTTCCTAGCAAATACTAGTCAGTGTCCAACAGAAAGCACCTGCAGACAGTGAAGAGCAGGTGGGACGATTCACATAACTCACTTTTCTGACGATGGGTTGCTGCCCTTCTACACAGCCGTACCAGTTTAGTAATTTATTCCAGGCCTCAGTGGGGACCAATACATAGTCCAATTCATCAATTAAGTGTTCTTTCAAGGTCTGACTCTCAGgatctaaaaaaggaaaagagcacGTAAGTCACTGCTCTTCACCCTAGAAATGATGGTA
This sequence is a window from Macaca fascicularis isolate 582-1 chromosome 2, T2T-MFA8v1.1. Protein-coding genes within it:
- the USP4 gene encoding ubiquitin carboxyl-terminal hydrolase 4 isoform X16, translated to MAEGGGFGERPDAETQKSELGALMRTTLQRGAQWYLIDSRWFKQWKKYVGFDSWDMYNVGEHNLFPGPIDNSGLFSDPESQTLKEHLIDELDYVLVPTEAWNKLLNWYGCVEGQQPIVRKVVEHGLFVKHCKVEVYLLELKLCENSDPTNVLSCHFSKADTIATIEKEMRKLFNIPAERETRLWNKYMSNTYEQLSKLDNTVQDAGLYQGQVLVIEPQNEDGTWPRQTLQSKRPREMLTQQGVALQKYNNMLVKFVEELCQKQADPAGGG
- the USP4 gene encoding ubiquitin carboxyl-terminal hydrolase 4 isoform X18, with product MAEGGGFGERPDAETQKSELGALMRTTLQRGAQWYLIDSRWFKQWKKYVGFDSWDMYNVGEHNLFPGPIDNSGLFSDPESQTLKEHLIDELDYVLVPTEAWNKLLNWYGCVEGQQPIVRKVVEHGLFVKHCKVEVYLLELKLCENSDPTNVLSCHFSKADTIATIEKEMRKLFNIPAERETRLWNKYMSNTYEQLSKLDNTVQDAGLYQGQVLVIEPQNEDGTWPRQTLQSNLGNKSETPSQKKKK
- the USP4 gene encoding ubiquitin carboxyl-terminal hydrolase 4 isoform X19, encoding MAEGGGFGERPDAETQKSELGALMRTTLQRGAQWYLIDSRWFKQWKKYVGFDSWDMYNVGEHNLFPGPIDNSGLFSDPESQTLKEHLIDELDYVLVPTEAWNKLLNWYGCVEGQQPIVRKVVEHGLFVKHCKVEVYLLELKLCENSDPTNVLSCHFSKADTIATIEKEMRKLFNIPAERETRLWNKYMSNTYEQLSKLDNTVQDAGLYQGQVLVIEPQNEDGTWPRQTLQSKVLLKPRRQRLQ
- the USP4 gene encoding ubiquitin carboxyl-terminal hydrolase 4 isoform X20 produces the protein MAEGGGFGERPDAETQKSELGALMRTTLQRGAQWYLIDSRWFKQWKKYVGFDSWDMYNVGEHNLFPGPIDNSGLFSDPESQTLKEHLIDELDYVLVPTEAWNKLLNWYGCVEGQQPIVRKVVEHGLFVKHCKVEVYLLELKLCENSDPTNVLSCHFSKADTIATIEKEMRKLFNIPAERETRLWNKYMSNTYEQLSKLDNTVQDAGLYQGQVLVIEPQNEDGTWPRQTLQSKRQRLQ
- the USP4 gene encoding ubiquitin carboxyl-terminal hydrolase 4 isoform X17, encoding MAEGGGFGERPDAETQKSELGALMRTTLQRGAQWYLIDSRWFKQWKKYVGFDSWDMYNVGEHNLFPGPIDNSGLFSDPESQTLKEHLIDELDYVLVPTEAWNKLLNWYGCVEGQQPIVRKVVEHGLFVKHCKVEVYLLELKLCENSDPTNVLSCHFSKADTIATIEKEMRKLFNIPAERETRLWNKYMSNTYEQLSKLDNTVQDAGLYQGQVLVIEPQNEDGTWPRQTLQSKGAMPEAGRSSRRRMSSSGCRMR
- the USP4 gene encoding ubiquitin carboxyl-terminal hydrolase 4 isoform X15 codes for the protein MAEGGGFGERPDAETQKSELGALMRTTLQRGAQWYLIDSRWFKQWKKYVGFDSWDMYNVGEHNLFPGPIDNSGLFSDPESQTLKEHLIDELDYVLVPTEAWNKLLNWYGCVEGQQPIVRKVVEHGLFVKHCKVEVYLLELKLCENSDPTNVLSCHFSKADTIATIEKEMRKLFNIPAERETRLWNKYMSNTYEQLSKLDNTVQDAGLYQGQVLVIEPQNEDGTWPRQTLQSNKFYQTIAETEAIYLKMLESSQTLLSVLKREAGNLTKATASDHKSSGDKDS